In Haemophilus parainfluenzae, one genomic interval encodes:
- the ilvN gene encoding acetolactate synthase small subunit: MRRILSVLLENESGALSRVVGLFSQRAFNIESLTVAPTDDPTLSRMTIEAVGDEQVLEQIEKQLHKLVDVFKVINLSEHDHVEREVLLVKVRATGSSRDELKRLADIFRGQIVDVTTKSYTIQLTGTKDKLDAFVEAVKEESTLLEIVRSGLISLSRGEKNIL; encoded by the coding sequence TCGAGTGGTCGGCTTATTTTCCCAACGTGCATTTAACATTGAAAGCTTAACCGTAGCACCTACGGACGACCCAACCCTTTCTCGTATGACGATTGAAGCGGTAGGAGATGAGCAAGTGCTTGAGCAAATTGAAAAGCAACTTCACAAATTAGTGGACGTGTTTAAAGTCATCAATTTGAGTGAACATGATCACGTAGAGCGTGAAGTGTTATTAGTGAAAGTGCGAGCAACGGGTTCATCACGTGATGAATTAAAACGTTTAGCCGACATCTTCCGTGGTCAGATTGTGGATGTAACAACAAAATCTTACACTATTCAATTAACGGGTACAAAAGACAAATTAGATGCTTTTGTTGAGGCTGTGAAAGAAGAAAGTACATTACTTGAGATTGTTCGTTCAGGCTTAATTAGTCTTTCCCGTGGCGAGAAAAATATACTCTAA